The segment GTCACCATGTAATGACGCTTCAGAAATGCATGAAGTACTTTTGATTTACTTCATAGCTGTATGCCGAGCCCTTCACTGTCTGTGCCATATTGGCTGATATTGCCGAGAGGTTTCGGGTGTGTTTAGTAATAGAAAACAGTTCTCCTTTTCCATTTCCAATAGAAAATTGGAAAACATGTTCATTTATAGAAAACGAAAACAAATTTTTGCatcgaaaaaaaataatcaagattacaactatttttcatagaaatcaaaaccaaaatttataatagtcatcttaattttttgtatttgtgataatctaattgtaaaatattaaaaaaaataatttttttcattgctaaaaaatgcttgtatataaaagaaaaaaaatgtaatgttcatgtattttctttatttggaggaaaacttgtaaagaaaaattatggaGAACCTCTAAAATATGTGTTACAAACTttgtataaatttgaaaaactagttttcCTAGTTTTCTGAATAGAGAAATATTGCATTTGAATAGTAAGTTctagttttctatttttgactctagttttccaaaaaaaatggaGTATCACTCTGTTTCTGAACAACCCCTTTGTGTCTGATTTACCTATGGAGGTTATATTTAACTTTTGTTGATACCTTTGGATTCAAACTTAGTTCTTATCTACCTTTACTCTGTGCTAAGTGCAGCTGCACATAAATCTCAGTCCTCTCTGCAATTCATGTGTGTTTATAGACATCATGTGTGAATGTACAGAGGACCAGGGTTTATGCAGTCGCAACTGCACAAGGTATCTCTCTTTACCCTTTGGGGAGGGGAGTGTAGGGTAGGGTGCATCTTGACTGAAATGCACTGCAAAAGAAATGAGTGTCATATATCCGGTAATAATTTGGAATGTATGCAATCTATGATTGGAACTTTATTGTAGATTTTGTTGCAATGTTAAATATTTAGTATCTAATGTGCTCGCTAATTATTTTTGTCCCTATCATCATGCAGAACCTACAGGATTGTTGATTGATGCTGCAATGAAACTTGTCCTCCCCTCGATTCCAGAGGTCTCAGTGGATGAAAGGAGGGAGGCTTTTCTGAGAGCCAGCAACCTTGCCTTGACGAGGGGTGTGACAACTGTTGTTGATTTTGGGCGATATTTTCCTGGAGCAAGCGTCGAACAGTCCTGGGAGGATCTTTCAGGTTCAGCTACAACTTTTGGAGTGTTGGATGCCTGTGGAATTGAATTATATAATTGCATTTTATTCTGGATCATGCCTTGAACATGGAacattgtttttagaaaaaaatggttCCCTTATTGTGCCTACAATTTACTAACCTGGATTGTGATCTGCAAAGGAGATTTTTACCTTTCTTATTGGGAACAAAAATGAGAGATCCAATAaaaactgatataaaaataGTGCACAATATAATGGAAAGGGCCATTAATTGGTTGCACATGTCTTGTTCCTTTCTTTCATCTATGTAAGAGTAGGACTCAGTCTGGCGTTTCGTTTGCAAGAACGCCAtggttgatttattttcaaatttctttctcATAAAACTTGTTTCTGAAAATGAGGCTGGAATGGTTCTGAAAGAGCTTTTCCTTGTTTATATGAGAGTTTGTTCCTCTGTATATTCTACTCGGTACcgattttttattgaaaattttcagaaaaactaATCCTAACTTTTCTGTTGTCAAGTTtcggaaaagaaaaaaaatttctctgcAGAAAAAGGAATGACATGGATCAAAGAACACTGAATCTTCCATTTGGTTCCTTTGTATGAACTCTTAGAGCAAAATTATAATGCTTTTGAATTTCCTGTTCCTTTACCTGATTCTTTTTGTCATTTCAACAGATGTTTATCAATGGGCTGATTCTTCTGGGAAGATGATTATTAGGGTTTGCTTATTTTTTCCAATGGAAACATGGTCACGACTTCTTGTATGGATTCTATTTTTACCCACAGCTGGTGTTCTAGTTCTCTCTATTTTTGCCCTTATTCATGAAGGTCTTGTTTACTCCCAGGAGCTTATCAAGAAGACAGGACGAGCACTTAGCGATTGGATTTATTTGGGTGGTGTTAAGGCATTTGCTGATGGATCTTTAGGTTCTAATAGTGCATTTTTCTTTGAGGTGAGGATTAAAATACTTTGTTTccattcatgttttattttgattttgtcagGTTTGAGGTCTTAAATTCCCTGGCCTAATATATGGCATTGATGTCTGCTGCAACTATTTTAGTGTGTAGAGCAAGATGAGATGAGCTTGGACATTCTTCCAGATAACTTAATCTTATCCTGTTTGATTTGCATACAAGGACACGGTGTGATATTGAAAAGATGGATTTATCATTTCCTTCCTATTCTTCCTTTGTCTGATCTAGCTGGGTAAGGCATGAATGGGTGACTGTGCTAAGATTTAATGCAAACACATTGAGAGACGTGCTAAGATTTAATGCAAACACATTGAGAGAATACTCAGTTTTTGGATTAGGAAATGATGCATGAAGGCTTCTAATAACCACGTTTCTTATTGGTATGAGTTGCCTTTTCTTAGCCTGTGATGTATAGCACACAAACAGGAGGATGGGGAGAAACTCACTAGTTGTTACACAAgtgacataataataataataataaaaaagaacattggTTGTTGAATAAGATCCACACATGTTAGCATATGTTAGGAAAACAAAATATCTGTGAATGGCAAAGAAGTTCAGTGTGCTGTTAATTTTGAAGCTCGGAATTTCATTGTATGTCAAAAGGATCGCTGCATTTGGTTGTCTTATGCTTTACCCTTGTTTACCAGATTTTCCCGCTGCCATTACCATGAAATTTATTATCCACTTCTAGTTTGTCCTTTCTCACTAATGTTTGTCTTGGTTCCCAGCCAAAAGAAGAAAGGTGAATGACCTGATCTTTTTTGTTCATACTTGATATTAtctccctctgttttttttcccatttctcagattaagttattatttttcctgTGATACGGTATTTTATGGACTCTACTTTTCTTTTATAGGGCTAAGGAATTCTTTCCAATTATCAAAACTCTTATAGACGGAATTCTAAACTAGCTACCTTTCCTTTTCCAAAGCAGTATATAAAATGCCATCTACAAACTTAGCaagcaaaggaaaaaagaaaagaaaagaaaaactatgaaCTGTGCAGTTATTTGAGCTTGGAAAATGCCTTTGCCAAACTGCTCTGTACTTTATGTAGCCTCAAGCAAGCCTTTGCCTGTTTGTATCAGTGGTTAATGCTCAAAAGGTGAAGGGTTTTAAAGTTGATAATGCAACTCATTATCGAATTTCAATTGCTTATTATAATGGAGAGATTGAACTTTATTCACGAATGCCGCTAAGGGGGTTGACTTTTTCTccaaacaatctaaaatatagATCCTGTGGCTAAGATCTTTATTTCTTCTCGTGAAAGGCCTGGTTGAAGTTGGTGAGCCCAAAATAAGTTCGTAACCTATGTGTTTTGTAATTAGTTAGTGGAGCGCGTGAAACTTGGGTGTTTGTATTTGAATTTGAgcgaattttttttctttcatttcaatcaATTGTCCAGTAACAAGTTTTTCCAATTTCTAGCCATATGCTGATGAGCCTCACAACTATGGCTTACAAGTGACTGATCCGGAGAGTCTTTTCAACATGACAGCAGCATCTGATAAACTTGGACTTCAGGTGTGGCCTTGTCCTATCACAGCACCTGAACATGCCTGTATCTGTATACACGTTCACTGCTTTCATTTCTATCCAGTAAGTTTCAAGGTTTACTTCAAAATTTGTTTCAGGTGGCAATTCATGCTATAGGTGATCGAGCAAATGAGATGGTCCTGGAGATGTACAGATCAGTTGCTTTAACAAATGGAATGAGAGATAGAAGATTTAGGGTAAAGTTCATTGctcaaaatgaaaaaggttCACCTAGGGATTAACTTGTTCTCTCCTTAGAATGTTAAGGCAGCAGAATATCATTTCCATTTAACATTCACTCATTGTTGCTTTTCACGATGGACAAAAATATTTCAGATCGAGCATGCCCAGCATCTGGCACCTGGAATGGCTGCCAGATTTGGTGAGCAAGGGGTTGTTGCTTCAGTACAGGTTTTCCATCAATTTATCCTTCAGCTTTCAATTGTTTATATTAAGTTTTGTAGATTGAATTAGGATGTGAAAGGGTATTGCTTGAGGGTAAAGGGGCTGTTTTGTGGCTGAAAATTGAGAATTAGTTAACTGAAGGGGTAAGGGTGGATGGTAATGGGAGTTCCACATTTCCAAGATAACAAGGATGTGATGtagtttaatttattagtaGAAATAAAGCAGGAAAAATATGCTATCCATTTGCTTTCCATGGTCTGTGAAAAGCACCAATAGCTTTTTTAAGAAGATGAAGTGACAATTGCAATTAACTACTTGAATATTGTCTCGTTCAAGCACTGGTATTGGGTTCATAATCTTATAAACTTAAGTGGTAGTTTAAAAAAGTCCATTCATACTTTATACCATTATATTAGAATAGCTAAGGTTcattccccccccccctttcTATCCTCAAATTTTCTGGTGAGAGTGTTActgtttcatgacatgaatcatATGATAATTATCAACAGCCAGATCACCTTCTTGATGATGCTGATTCCGCTGCAAAAAAGCTTGGGGTGGATAGGGCCCAGCAGGGATCTTACCTTTTCCACTCGCTTCTTGCTAGCAATGCTCGGTTGGCTTTGGGTTCTGACTGGCCTGTAAGTATTATAGAACTATAGTATCTGTTCTGAATGGTGTATTTGCTTCAGTTAAACTGTTATCTTAAGATCACAATATCTGTTCTGAGCAGTGTACTTGGCAAAATTCCTGACAAATATTAATGTTGTTTCAGGTTGCAAACATCAATCCTGTAGGAAGCATCAAAACAGCAATGAAAAGAATACCCGATGGCTGGAAAAATGCTTGGATATCATCTGAATGCCTTTCACTGAATGATGCATTAATTGCGTAAGCAATACTGAAATATTATCTCCTAATACTTATCTCCTTCTTGATGTGCTATGCTTGTCTGTTCTGATTTATTAAGTATATAGAGGAagtttacttcttcttttttgatttgCTAGATATTGTGTGTTGGAACTGGAATTTTTATGCATGTGGATCCTAATGACCCAGTCAGTAAGCATATTTAACAAAGGCGCATCCTTGATGGCCCTTCGTAGCAGATTAATATCTAGAactgttttagtaaaaaaagatCATCACTGCTGAATGCCTTGAACAAGGTGGTTAAATTTAGCAGTTCAATTCAGTGGCCAACTATTGTTTGGATGCGCATGTTTGGTCTTGCTATCTTTTTAGTATTTGGAGTTCTCGCTTTCTTGTGCAAGCATGCTCAGTGTCTTTCTTCAAACGTGCTGGCCTAAGACATGCTTTTTCTTCTTAAAGCTCTGATTTGTCCTAAGCTTTCGTTTGTTTTTCACTCTGGTTTATTTTATAGTCATATCAGCGCGGGTTGCGTTGCTCTATCAGAAACTTTTGTCCATCCCTGACAACTTTTATCTAACTTTGTTACTATGATTTCACCTGTGAACTCACACGATCACCATGGCAGGCACACTATTTCAGCTGCCTATGCATGCTTTCTGGACAGTGAATTGGGATCCTTATCTCCTGGAAAACTGGCAGATTTTGTCATTCTGTCCACCAGTACATTGGATGACTTGGCCGAAGGATCCGTGACAGTTGAGGCCACATATGTTGCTGGTGTACAGGCATATCCTTGAAAGTGTATAGCTTCATATCGTAGGCAAAGAACATTCTTATCGAGACGGGACCTGGTAAATTAGGGCATTGCTCAGTAGCATCTTTTAAGTGGGATGAAGACCATGGTGCAAAGAAATGTCATATGATTGATGATATAAGGTGTTTGTAATTAATAATCTCCTTGTATGCGTATTCCTCTCTGTTTCAGACTCAATTTCCAAAGTCAACCCCTTGCTTCCCTATCTATACAGAAACACCATGCAAGGCCAATGAATACCCAGATCCAAATCTTTTTTAGGCGTAATGAAGCTTACGTTGCCATCGAATCGTGCCTTGGTTCCAAGTCCACTGATCACGCTGCGCATCTCCATGGTGCACCTGGTAAGAAATCACAATCTCTTGTCTTCGGCGTCGATGAGAACGAGGTTTTGGTTCATGTGTTTGATGTCGAGGTTGTCGAGGTcaagttgttttcttttcatccaTCACCCCTCTAACCAAGTCCAAATCTTATTACCCTACAACTTCAAGGGAGTTCTACgctcatttttttaaagaaagcacaatacatttttattaaaaaacacttcgATTTAGCGATTGCGCTTTCGGTAGCTTCCTTCAGTGAAACAGATTCGAGTTTCAGTGAATAGTAAGGAAGGACTACCTCCA is part of the Populus nigra chromosome 8, ddPopNigr1.1, whole genome shotgun sequence genome and harbors:
- the LOC133701460 gene encoding protein LONG AFTER FAR-RED 3 isoform X2; this translates as MGRVELRGVNKKEEFVRRVKEAAGNVKQGSWVLGGGWNNDLWGGELPMASWLDDFTADNPVWLTRMDGHMGLANSLALKLAGINNSSIDPNGGTIAKSTHGEPTGLLIDAAMKLVLPSIPEVSVDERREAFLRASNLALTRGVTTVVDFGRYFPGASVEQSWEDLSDVYQWADSSGKMIIRVCLFFPMETWSRLLELIKKTGRALSDWIYLGGVKAFADGSLGSNSAFFFEPYADEPHNYGLQVTDPESLFNMTAASDKLGLQVAIHAIGDRANEMVLEMYRSVALTNGMRDRRFRIEHAQHLAPGMAARFGEQGVVASVQPDHLLDDADSAAKKLGVDRAQQGSYLFHSLLASNARLALGSDWPVANINPVGSIKTAMKRIPDGWKNAWISSECLSLNDALIAHTISAAYACFLDSELGSLSPGKLADFVILSTSTLDDLAEGSVTVEATYVAGVQAYP
- the LOC133701460 gene encoding protein LONG AFTER FAR-RED 3 isoform X1; protein product: MNRYAFLSATLVLAIAVLSLNIPPQDWLSLGLKRLSTKKLAADLIVKNAFIFTSDASMPVADSMAIQNGRILRVGNYSSLQDLVGGGTKELNVEGKVLVPGFIDSHVHLIPGGLQMGRVELRGVNKKEEFVRRVKEAAGNVKQGSWVLGGGWNNDLWGGELPMASWLDDFTADNPVWLTRMDGHMGLANSLALKLAGINNSSIDPNGGTIAKSTHGEPTGLLIDAAMKLVLPSIPEVSVDERREAFLRASNLALTRGVTTVVDFGRYFPGASVEQSWEDLSDVYQWADSSGKMIIRVCLFFPMETWSRLLELIKKTGRALSDWIYLGGVKAFADGSLGSNSAFFFEPYADEPHNYGLQVTDPESLFNMTAASDKLGLQVAIHAIGDRANEMVLEMYRSVALTNGMRDRRFRIEHAQHLAPGMAARFGEQGVVASVQPDHLLDDADSAAKKLGVDRAQQGSYLFHSLLASNARLALGSDWPVANINPVGSIKTAMKRIPDGWKNAWISSECLSLNDALIAHTISAAYACFLDSELGSLSPGKLADFVILSTSTLDDLAEGSVTVEATYVAGVQAYP